CCGGTCCAGGAAAGTCATTTCCAAGGATGGCCGAGATGATTCCTACAGAAAGCATCCCGTGAGCTATCCTCCTTCCAAAACGTGTGTTTTTCGCGAATTCTTCGTCAGTATGAACAGGATTCTTGTCGCCAGTCAACTCGGCAAATGAATCTACCATAGCTGTTGTGATCACTCTCTTTGTAGAGAAACTTTTGCCTTCATAGAAATCTCGAAATCTCATTTCTTCACCTTCTTTTCTTTCCACTTCTTAATTCTTTCTCTTCTCTGAAGGGTCGTGGGTTCGAAACTCATGGAATTTCCATAAAGAAGGTCGGAGACACCCGTAAACTCGTATTTCTCTTTATAGAGACTGTCATCAACGTCGCTGGAAGTATCCTCCGGCTCATGATACGTGGTGATTACTCCTTCATAATTTCTTAGAACGACTACTCTATCTGACTCGGAGATGTTGTACTGGGGCATCACTCTAATCTTACCGCCTCCGCCAGGGGCATCGACCACGAACGTTGGAACGCATAGTCCCGAAGTATTTCCAATCAAAGACTCCATGATTCCTATTCCTTTCCTTATGGAAGTTCTGAAATGGCCGATGCCTTGTGAGAGGTCACACTGATATATGTAATAGGGTCTAACTCGTATTTTGACAAGCTGGTGTACGAGCTCCATCATTATGTAGGGGGAATCATTCACTCCTCGAAGGAGAACGGATTGATTTCCCAACGGTATTCCTGCATCAGCGAGCATTTCGCATGCTCTCGTAGAATCGGGAGTGATCTCCAGTGGATGGTTGAAATGAGTGTTAATCCAAATCGGGTGGTATTTTCTCAGCATTTCTACAAGTTCGGGAGTCACTCGTTGGGGAAGAACGACAGGTGTCCTGGTGCCAATTCTGATTATCTCCACGTGGCGGATCTTTCTCAGCTCGCTAAGAATGTACTCGAGATATTCGTCTCCTACAAGCAATGCATCTCCTCCGGAGAGCAGCACATCTCTTACCTCTGGGGTTTGCCTAATGTATTCAAGTGCATCGTCAATTTCCTTTCTCGTTCTTGGCTTATCGAGTTGACCGGCAAATCTTCGTCGTGTACAATGCCTACAGTACATCGAGCACTGGTCTGTAATTAGAAAGAGGACCCTGTCGGGATATCTGTGAGTGAGTCCCGAAACCGGAGAGTCTTCATCTTCATGAAGTGGGTCAATCATATCCCATCTGTCGATTCTCAGTTCCTTGTCCGTGGGAACTGCCTGCCTTCTTATCGGGCATCTTTGATTGATTGGGTCCATGAGAGTTGCATAGTACGGTGTAATTGACATTCGAAGTGTTCTAAGGCACTCGGCAATTCCGAGGGCCTCTTCTTCGGTGATCTCAATGATCTGCCTCAGACCTTCAACCGACTTCACTCTGTTGGCAACCTGCCAGCGCCAGTCACTCCATTGAGCAGTAGTAACCTCTTTCCACATTGGAATTTCCCTGTAATCTCGCATTGCTCCACCTCAAATGTATAGCTTCTGAAAAAGCCTTCTAATACTGTCTGATTCTCTCAAAATGTCCAACGCAAGCTCATCGTGGCCTTTGGTGTACCCGTTCCCGATGATCATGGTAATATCCTTCCCGACACCTTCTGCTCCTAGGGCCGCTCTGGTAAAGGAGGTGGCCATGCTGAAGAAATAAACTATGCCTTCGTTTTTGGTAACGAGTATCGAGCTCATCTCAGTGTTGGGAACATTCACATTGTTTACTACCACATCACAGAGCTTACCTGCTGTCAGTTCGTGAATCTTATTGTAAACTTCAAGAGGCTTTGTTGCATCTGCAATAACTACCTCATGGGCAAGGTTAAGCTCTCGGATCCTCTTCGCATTTTCTTCAGAATATTCTACTACAATCACTTTTCCTGAGTCACCGCATTTCTTCATCGCTTGGTAGCAACATAACACTCCGGATTTTCCGCCACCCCCAAGTATTGCTACACTCATACCACGCTGCACAAGCTTGTCGACTTGCGCCGGAGCTCCCGCAACGTCCAGAACTGCAAGGGCCATCTTAGCGGGAATATCTGATGGCAGTTTTGCGTATATCCCACTCTCAAACAGTATAGCCTTCCCTTCGACATCCACCTGATCTTTTTCGAGATGCACCTTCAGAATCCTCTCGATTTTCAGCGGCGTCAAGGATAGCGAAACAAGTGAGGCAATTCTGTCGCCAACTTCTAATTTACGGTCTTTAAGGGCTTCTCCTATCCGCGAGACTCGACCAATTAGCATTCCTCCTGAGCCTGTAACTGGATTCTGAAGCTTCCCCCTATTGTTGACTATATCGATTATCATGGCAGCGATTCCCAATTCATCGTCTTTGCAAGCTTCTCTCATCTGGGTGAAACTAGCGGAGTCAACGTTAAGGGTTTCCACATCAACGGAGATTTCATTGTCATAAAGATCCTCTGAGTTGTCAATTTTTCTCGCTGCTTGAGGGAGAAATCCGAGCGGCTCAATAACTCTATGGCTCCCAAATGGGCATCCCTTCATTTATCTTTCCTCCTAATTCCAAGTATTTCTCTTGCTTCGTTAGGAGCTGCTATGTCTCTGCCCAACTCTTTTGCGATTCTCACTACTCTCTCCACCAGCTGAGCGTTAGAAACCGCAAGCTCTCCCCTTCTATAGTAGATATTGTCTTCAAATCCCACTCTAACATGTCCTCCCATCAGGATGGCAACTGTTGCCAAAGGGAGCTCATACCTACCAATTCCTGCTGCGGTCCAGGTACTGTCAGTCGGTATATTGTTAACCATGTGAATCAGGTCTTCGATATTCCCTGGGCAGGCACCCGGAACACCAAGAACAAAGTCAAAGTGTATTGGGCTTCTTAACAGTCCTTTTTTTTGCAAACGTAGAGCATTTTCTATCATGCCTCTTTCAAATACCTCTATCTCAGGCTTTATTCCTTTCTCTTTCATCTCCAGAGCGAAATACTCCATTGTTTTCTCTGAATTGAAGAAGACATCATCTCCAAAGTTGCACGTTCCGGCAGAGAGGGTCGCCATCTCCGGATTGATCTCAAGAGGTTGAGATCTCTCTTCCACTTTATGCCATACTGCTCCACCGGTGGATGGCTGGAATATCAGATCGCACTTGCTTCTGATTCTTTCCATGATTTCTCTATAGATTTCACGATCTTGTGTGGGCTTTCCAGACGAGTCTCTTGCGTGAACGTGGACAATGCTCGCTCCTGAGAGAAAACAATCGTATGCTGCCTCCGAGATTTCTTCAGGAGAAACCGGTAGCGCCGGTTGTTGTTTTTTCGTGACTTCTGCACCGGTAAGAGCTGCAGTGATTATCAACTTATCCATCGTTTTTCCTCTGCTTGTTCTTGGGTACTACGCATGTACCACTAGCTCTGCATACTAGGACAGGTTCAGAAAGGCTCTCAGCCGCGGAATCATTGATATCAGGTCTTGCCTGAGCAACTTTGAAGGCTTGAAATGTCATCTTTCTAGAGGTGTTGCCTCTAGAGACAATTTCCCCTGTTGCTTCAATGTAATCCCCTGCGTAGACGGGAGCGAGAAACTCAACGTTATCATAGGCTTTGAAAAGCCCTTCATCGCCATCGCTTTTAATCAAGAGCTCAGTAGCCACGTCTCCGAACATCTGAAGGATTCTTGCTCCATCAACAAGGTTTCCCCCGTAATGAGCATCATGAAGACTCATTCTCACTCTAACCATCGTCTTTTCCAAAACAACACCTCCTTCATTTATTTTGCCTTCAAACTGTAACTTTATCAAAGCTCGCCGGCGCTAATTAGAAGCGTACAGGGTCGAACAATACTTTCTATGTCTCTCTTTCTATTCTGTTATACACGATTTTTCCGAAAAATTACCTCTCCGCCTTTGCCGGGTAAAGCTCTACCTTTCTGGTATGCTATAGATATCGGATCTATCGGGAAGGAGAGATGTGCATGGTCAAGACTCTAATAATGGCTGGGGGAATAGGGGAAAGGCTTTGGCCTGTTAGCGTAAAAAAAAGACCCAAGCAATTTCACAAGTTTGGGTCAAACAAAACGATGATTGAAGAGACTATCGAAAGAATGGAGGAGCTTACCGACGAGACAATCATAATTACTACAAGAGAGCAATATCCTCTTATGCAGTACTATCTGCCTCTCTTCCCGAGTGAAAATGTGATTTTCGAGCCGATGAGAAGAAACACTGCTCCCGCCATCGCTCTCGGGAGCAGTAGGTTTTCTCCCGAAGACACTATGGTTATTGTTCCCGCAGATCACGTAATAAGAGATAAAGAGAATTTTCTGAAGACGTTAAGGACGGCGATCAGATTTGCTGAGTCTCACGAATCGCTTGTTACTATAGGAATAACTCCCACACATCCCTACACAGGCTATGGATACATAGAGAGGGGGAATGTGGTTGATGAAAACGATGAGGTCTATGCGGTGAAGAAGTTCCACGAAAAGCCTGACTACGAGACTGCTCAGCAGTATTTTCGGTCAGGCAGGTTTCTTTGGAATTCGGGGATGTTTGTTTGGAGGAAGAGCGTTTTTGATTCAGAGCTCTCAGAGAACTTCCCCGATCTATTTTCTG
This genomic window from Mesotoga sp. Brook.08.105.5.1 contains:
- a CDS encoding zinc-binding dehydrogenase yields the protein MKGCPFGSHRVIEPLGFLPQAARKIDNSEDLYDNEISVDVETLNVDSASFTQMREACKDDELGIAAMIIDIVNNRGKLQNPVTGSGGMLIGRVSRIGEALKDRKLEVGDRIASLVSLSLTPLKIERILKVHLEKDQVDVEGKAILFESGIYAKLPSDIPAKMALAVLDVAGAPAQVDKLVQRGMSVAILGGGGKSGVLCCYQAMKKCGDSGKVIVVEYSEENAKRIRELNLAHEVVIADATKPLEVYNKIHELTAGKLCDVVVNNVNVPNTEMSSILVTKNEGIVYFFSMATSFTRAALGAEGVGKDITMIIGNGYTKGHDELALDILRESDSIRRLFQKLYI
- a CDS encoding 3-keto-5-aminohexanoate cleavage protein, with product MDKLIITAALTGAEVTKKQQPALPVSPEEISEAAYDCFLSGASIVHVHARDSSGKPTQDREIYREIMERIRSKCDLIFQPSTGGAVWHKVEERSQPLEINPEMATLSAGTCNFGDDVFFNSEKTMEYFALEMKEKGIKPEIEVFERGMIENALRLQKKGLLRSPIHFDFVLGVPGACPGNIEDLIHMVNNIPTDSTWTAAGIGRYELPLATVAILMGGHVRVGFEDNIYYRRGELAVSNAQLVERVVRIAKELGRDIAAPNEAREILGIRRKDK
- a CDS encoding hotdog fold domain-containing protein; its protein translation is MVRVRMSLHDAHYGGNLVDGARILQMFGDVATELLIKSDGDEGLFKAYDNVEFLAPVYAGDYIEATGEIVSRGNTSRKMTFQAFKVAQARPDINDSAAESLSEPVLVCRASGTCVVPKNKQRKNDG
- a CDS encoding MaoC family dehydratase — its product is MRFRDFYEGKSFSTKRVITTAMVDSFAELTGDKNPVHTDEEFAKNTRFGRRIAHGMLSVGIISAILGNDFPGPGSIYMKQEVKFLKPIFLEEEVKITIEILEKNEEKKRLLVGTTVEKSNGEKAVDGEALLLFTGE
- the ablA gene encoding lysine 2,3-aminomutase translates to MRDYREIPMWKEVTTAQWSDWRWQVANRVKSVEGLRQIIEITEEEALGIAECLRTLRMSITPYYATLMDPINQRCPIRRQAVPTDKELRIDRWDMIDPLHEDEDSPVSGLTHRYPDRVLFLITDQCSMYCRHCTRRRFAGQLDKPRTRKEIDDALEYIRQTPEVRDVLLSGGDALLVGDEYLEYILSELRKIRHVEIIRIGTRTPVVLPQRVTPELVEMLRKYHPIWINTHFNHPLEITPDSTRACEMLADAGIPLGNQSVLLRGVNDSPYIMMELVHQLVKIRVRPYYIYQCDLSQGIGHFRTSIRKGIGIMESLIGNTSGLCVPTFVVDAPGGGGKIRVMPQYNISESDRVVVLRNYEGVITTYHEPEDTSSDVDDSLYKEKYEFTGVSDLLYGNSMSFEPTTLQRRERIKKWKEKKVKK
- a CDS encoding sugar phosphate nucleotidyltransferase, coding for MVKTLIMAGGIGERLWPVSVKKRPKQFHKFGSNKTMIEETIERMEELTDETIIITTREQYPLMQYYLPLFPSENVIFEPMRRNTAPAIALGSSRFSPEDTMVIVPADHVIRDKENFLKTLRTAIRFAESHESLVTIGITPTHPYTGYGYIERGNVVDENDEVYAVKKFHEKPDYETAQQYFRSGRFLWNSGMFVWRKSVFDSELSENFPDLFSVICEIKDRPEEIEEIYERLPKISIDYGLMERSSRVVTVQGNFYWNDIGSWDAVYDLLIKDKNGNAIEGEFSTREVKNCLLINHTQKKLAISGIDGYILVASSEGTLLCKRGESQEIKEIIV